In one window of Merismopedia glauca CCAP 1448/3 DNA:
- a CDS encoding nuclease A inhibitor family protein — MKFKKYTALFTVFISAGIAITIISPKALAQQTLSCPEQQKLLTQAVEGLQYQSESDYPLSYFRFANVLKLPLPQTFANLTRQFNQPVTQITFDEFFQKVTRIYPGMSQSQFLTARRFKVLESTLRGNYQQLTVYRVGTVEVYIYIAGVNSCGLTGLQTVGIET; from the coding sequence ATGAAGTTTAAAAAATATACCGCCCTATTCACCGTATTCATCAGTGCGGGGATAGCTATCACCATCATCAGTCCCAAAGCTCTAGCTCAACAAACCCTTAGCTGTCCCGAACAACAGAAACTCCTTACCCAAGCCGTAGAAGGCTTGCAATATCAAAGCGAATCCGATTATCCCCTATCCTACTTTCGATTTGCTAACGTGCTAAAACTCCCGTTACCACAAACTTTCGCTAACCTGACAAGACAATTCAACCAACCTGTAACCCAAATTACCTTTGATGAATTCTTCCAAAAAGTCACCCGCATCTACCCAGGCATGAGCCAATCACAATTTCTTACTGCTAGAAGATTCAAAGTTCTAGAAAGCACTTTAAGAGGCAACTACCAGCAACTAACCGTTTATCGAGTGGGGACTGTCGAAGTCTATATCTACATAGCTGGTGTCAATAGCTGTGGCTTGACTGGATTACAAACTGTCGGAATTGAAACTTAA
- a CDS encoding helix-turn-helix domain-containing protein — MANHPKIVGKFYPLQNAEWVELSQKLNHSELRVLYYLRTLDPFGDKFREASTKALAQSLQISQRTVQRAVLKLAQLELIDLEITTFNFKIRTQHATVMSLSDTDVATETVVSPESQPCRSDDTQVAGMSPASPSKPENITGKESYTSKTINTYSDLIHTLSEEEREKFERFCERKSEGYPNPVVLIESWIEKHFPELYREYQKISCRKPTAEYVPISPSKNETPLHPEIAQALADGRIKKLDPLYDPPSLWTQEGYWMSQQDWLETYAE, encoded by the coding sequence ATGGCTAATCATCCTAAAATCGTCGGTAAATTTTACCCACTACAAAACGCTGAGTGGGTAGAACTGTCCCAAAAACTTAACCACAGCGAACTTAGGGTTCTTTACTACCTACGAACCCTCGATCCATTTGGAGATAAATTCAGAGAAGCCAGCACCAAAGCTCTAGCTCAATCGTTGCAAATTAGCCAGCGCACAGTTCAACGAGCGGTGCTGAAACTAGCTCAATTAGAGCTAATCGACCTAGAAATCACCACATTTAACTTCAAAATACGCACTCAACACGCGACAGTCATGTCACTAAGCGACACCGATGTCGCGACTGAGACAGTCGTGTCGCCAGAGAGTCAACCGTGTCGCAGTGACGACACCCAAGTCGCCGGAATGTCACCAGCGTCGCCATCAAAGCCGGAAAACATTACAGGCAAAGAATCCTACACATCTAAGACTATTAATACCTATTCAGACTTAATCCATACTCTCTCAGAAGAAGAGAGAGAAAAGTTTGAGCGTTTTTGTGAAAGAAAGTCAGAGGGATATCCAAATCCAGTTGTACTAATCGAGTCGTGGATCGAAAAGCACTTCCCAGAACTTTACCGAGAGTACCAAAAAATCTCTTGCAGAAAACCTACAGCAGAATACGTTCCGATATCCCCTAGTAAAAATGAAACACCCCTTCATCCAGAAATCGCCCAAGCTCTTGCAGATGGAAGGATTAAAAAATTAGATCCCCTGTATGACCCTCCTAGCTTGTGGACGCAAGAAGGATATTGGATGAGTCAGCAAGATTGGTTGGAAACATATGCAGAGTAG
- a CDS encoding helix-turn-helix domain-containing protein, with the protein MGKMPVCATSQNPTGLWTRAGLERLGKIVAQARNARGWSQREAIRLIAEKTGRTISDKTLSNLENGVGEPKYSTLAIVAAAELVRDAETGRVLTVHDFCDIASEEWIPAQIGTETEPNLWIPSALEWARLSSLLNQSMEIGGINIESVSEKSGVSLVQIRALVENQAGYSLWIDTLAKLCPLLFQVEQWSGTTAAIASNSRTYAGRVEDLLKDLKR; encoded by the coding sequence ATGGGTAAAATGCCAGTGTGTGCCACAAGTCAGAACCCTACAGGGCTATGGACAAGAGCAGGACTGGAGAGGCTAGGCAAGATCGTTGCTCAGGCTCGTAATGCTCGCGGTTGGAGTCAGAGGGAAGCGATTAGGTTGATTGCGGAGAAGACAGGACGCACGATTTCGGATAAAACCTTGTCAAATCTGGAAAATGGGGTCGGAGAGCCGAAATATTCGACTTTAGCGATTGTGGCGGCGGCTGAGTTAGTGCGTGACGCAGAGACGGGAAGGGTGTTAACTGTACATGACTTCTGTGATATTGCGTCTGAGGAATGGATTCCAGCACAGATTGGTACAGAAACTGAGCCAAATTTATGGATACCATCTGCTTTGGAATGGGCGCGATTGTCGAGTTTGTTGAATCAGTCAATGGAGATTGGCGGTATTAATATTGAGTCAGTTTCCGAGAAATCTGGGGTTTCTTTAGTTCAAATCCGTGCTTTGGTTGAGAATCAAGCTGGATACAGTCTCTGGATTGATACTTTAGCTAAACTCTGCCCGTTGCTTTTCCAAGTAGAGCAGTGGTCGGGAACCACTGCTGCGATCGCCAGTAATTCTCGCACATACGCAGGGCGAGTTGAGGATTTACTTAAGGATCTCAAAAGATAA
- the pgsA gene encoding CDP-diacylglycerol--glycerol-3-phosphate 3-phosphatidyltransferase: protein MTIPNWITLSRLLGLPIILYGLHQASSTWHWACFAIFLLAASTDWLDGYLARKLNQVSELGKFLDPLVDKLLILIPLLALIENQTVPAWGVCLILFRELAIAGWRVNQTSITGANIWGKLKTVTQITAVGLLIAPLSGEWSIAALGCFWASVVITLISGVIYVYPSDSSS from the coding sequence GTGACTATACCTAATTGGATTACATTATCCCGCCTTCTAGGGTTGCCCATAATACTCTATGGGTTGCACCAAGCAAGTTCCACCTGGCATTGGGCGTGTTTCGCCATATTCTTATTGGCTGCTAGCACGGATTGGTTAGATGGCTACCTAGCTCGCAAACTAAATCAAGTCAGCGAATTAGGTAAGTTTCTCGACCCATTAGTCGATAAATTACTGATTTTAATCCCTTTATTAGCCCTAATTGAAAATCAGACTGTTCCTGCTTGGGGAGTATGTTTGATTTTATTTCGAGAGTTGGCTATAGCTGGCTGGCGAGTCAATCAAACCTCGATTACTGGAGCTAACATCTGGGGAAAATTAAAAACTGTGACCCAAATAACAGCAGTTGGTTTACTAATTGCTCCATTGAGTGGCGAGTGGAGTATCGCTGCTCTTGGTTGTTTTTGGGCTTCTGTTGTCATCACATTAATTTCTGGAGTGATATATGTATACCCCTCCGACTCTTCTTCTTAA